TCGCAGAAGCGCGTCGGGTAGTGGAGCGCACTCGAGAACGGGTGCAGTTGGCGGATAAACTCAAGACCCTCAAGGCCCGGGCTTACCGCGCGGCAACCGTAAAAATTCTGCCACCCTCGTTTGAAAGCCTCGCGGCAGCGGCGGACACAGTGGGTGCTTCGGACCAGGAAGATTCCCTGCCGCCCGGCGTGCGCGAAACGGCGGCGCTGGCTACGAACCTGACCCGCTTTCTGCCAGGCCGCCATGCGATCACGGCCACGAACGGCACTTCGATCTGGTTTCAGGTGGCCGCCGATCTGCGCGGGGCGTCCAAGGATTTGCGCACGGTGCATCTCCTGCTGGCCACGGGATGGGTGCTGGCATCGTACAACGACTTTGCCTTGTTTGAGATCGAACAGATCGGGTCGCAGTACGGTCGTTCGCCTGTCCAGGAAAAGGAGTCCAAAATCCTGTACCAAGCGCTACGCACGATCCTGCTGGCGCAGGCCGGATTGCCGCGCCTCTCCCTGCTGGAAGCCGATTACCTCAGTGCCACATTGAAAACCAACCAGCTTGCCTCCGCCGAGGTGGAAATGGGTGCCCGCCTCGTGGTGTTTTTCTACACCCTGCGTGCTGGCGAGTTGGATCTGGCGGATACCCAGCTCAAAGAAATCATTCGCACCCAGCCCAACCATCCGCTGGTCGTCTATCTCACCGGGGAAAAACTGCTGGCGGATGGCCAGCGTGAAAAAGCCGCCGATTCCATGGAAACTTTTGCGGGCAGCGTCAGCGACCCGGCCATGGCAGAGCGTGTCATGAAACGCGTGCGCGATATTCGCGATGGCCGGCCCAGCGCCAGCCTGCTCACCGATGACCAATTCATGAAGGCGGTGTTCCTCTATTACTTCAAATCCGCCGCGATTGACTCCGCGCCCGCCCGCCGGGTGACCGAATGGCTGGACACGGTAAAGAAATTCGGGAGTAGCATCCTGGATAAACTGCTCACGCCCGCCGATCCAACGCTGGAAATGGGCCGCAGTAATCGAATGGTGATTTAGCCCGAGCCTCCTTGCTGGTATCGGATTTTGATAACGACTGCAGCGGCGAAAACTGGTATTCGTCCTCTCCCAATACGTTTCTAAGCTTGGCTATTCAGCGGATTCTGTGGTATGCTGAGCGGGCAATGAAGAACCAGTTACCAGCAGCCGCTCCGACAACGGAACAGGCGGCCCAATCTGAATTGGAAGGGCTGCGGCACGAGATAGATAGTATTGACGAGCAAATTGTCCATTTGCTCTCGCAACGCTTTGAAAAAGTACACAAGGTGATTGCGCTCAAGCAGGTCCACCGAATGCCCGTCTATCATCCGGCGCGCGAAGAAAACCTGATTTCGCAGCGCCGCGAGCAGGCCCGGCGTGCCGGCTTGGACCCGGATCATATTGAGGAGCTGTATCGTTGCATCATTCGTCAATCGCGCGTCCGCCAGACGGTGCATGTCACCCGCACCGGGGTCCGTCCGGGCGCCAAGGTGCTGATCGTGGGCGGCGCGGGCAAGATGGGTTCGTATTTCCGGCATTGGTTCACCGAGTCGGGCTATGAGGTTCGCATTCTGGAAGTCAACGACTGGCCCAAGGTTAAGGAATTGTGCGCTGGCATAGCGCTTGCGTTTGTGAGCGTGCCCATCCATCTCGCGGCTGAAATTTGCACTCAATTGGGACCACATCTGCCGCCCGACTGTATCTTGGCTGACATTACCAGCATTAAGCAGACGCCCCTAAACGCGATGCTGGCCGCACATGCCGGGCCGGTGGTGGGATTGCATCCGTTGTTTGGCCCCACCACTTCCAGCATGGATAAACAGGTGGTGGTTGCCTCACCGGGACGCAACCCTGAAGCGTGCCAATGGCTGACGGATCAATTTACCACCTGGGGCAATATCGTATTGTCCATTCAGGCTCAGGAGCACGATGAAATCATGGCGGTTGTTCAAGGCGTGCGACACTTTGCCACGTTTGCTTTCGGCCAGTTCCTTTACCGGCGTAACATTGACCTGCCGCGCACCCTGGAATTTTCCAGCCCCATCTATCGTCTGGAGCTGGGCATGGTTGGCCGCTTTTTTGCGCAAGACCCGCTGTTATACGCCAACATCCTGCTGGCCTCGCCGGAGCGCCGGGTTGTGCTAAAAGAGTTTCTCGACTCGGTGGCGGAGAATCGCGCCTTGCTGGAGAGTTGCGACACGGAACGCTTTTGCGCCGAATATCACAAGATCGCCGAGTGGTTCGGTCCCTTCTGCGAACAATCCCTGCGTGAAAGTTCGTACCTTATAGACAAGTTGGTGGAGCGGTTTTAGGATTAAAACGAGGCGTGCAATTTGAGCAACAATCCGCAATCCGCGTTCCGCAATCCGCAATTGTGCGGTGTTTGTTCTGGCTGTTGAGTGTTATCCTTGTGCCGGTGGTTGGGGCCGCCACGATTGATAAGACCAATAATGCCGATGCCTTGAACCTGGGTTCCAGTTGGGTGGGTGGGGTGGTACCAACGGCGGCTGATGTTGCGCAATGGTCAGCCATTGTCACGAACGCCAATACCGTGAATCTCGGAGCAAACACCAATTGGCTCGGCCTCAAACTTACCAGCCCCGGCGGCAATGTTGTGATAAACGGCGCGAACACGCTGACGCTGGGAACCAGTGGCATTGACCTCTCAGCGGCGACGCGCGATCTCACGTTGAATTGTCCGCTCACCCTCGCTGGCAGTCAGACATGGAATATCATCGGTGGGCGTGCTTTGACAAATTCTGCCAATGTTTCCGGTTCCGGCATGACGCTTTCCAAAGAGGGCACGGGCACAAATGTGGTGCTCAGTGGAACGTTCACATTGCAGAAGCTGGCCGTGAACACCGGACGTTTTTTGGTTAAGGGAGGAACGCTGACTGTGAGTGGCGGCACCGGCGCGTATGATTCGATTGTCGTCAGCACGGATGGCATTTTGGAACAAACTGGCGGCACCGTGAGTACGCCGAATTATTTGACGGTGGGGCAGAGCACTTCGGGTGGAACTCCCCAGGCCACGTTTTCGGGAGGCAGCTTTTCGTCAGGTTTGGATTTTCTGATTGGCTACGCGCAGAATGGCATCCTTAATGTGAGTGGCAGCGCCAATGTCACGGTCGGCAACAATCTTCGTTTCGGCCAGGCGGCCAATGCGACCGTCAATCTCAATGGTGGAACGTTGACCGCAGATTCCCTCAGCACTGGTGGCGGTTCTTCCGCCAGCGTGGTCAATTTGAACGGTGGCAAGTTGCGGGCCAGTTCCGCCCCGGTCACTCCATGGTGGCCGGTAATTTCCGGGCTCACCGCTTATGTTAAATCAGGCGGTGCCGTGTTTGATGATAATGGCCAGAGCATCACCATTAATCAGCCGTTGCTCGATGGGACCGGCGGCGGTGGGTTGACGAAAACGGGCAGTGGCACTTTGACGCTCACCGCCACAAACACCTTCACCGGTCCAACGGTTGTGTCCACCGGAACGTTAATCGTGAGCGGGCGGCTCAGCGGC
This portion of the Verrucomicrobiota bacterium genome encodes:
- the tyrA gene encoding bifunctional chorismate mutase/prephenate dehydrogenase, producing the protein MKNQLPAAAPTTEQAAQSELEGLRHEIDSIDEQIVHLLSQRFEKVHKVIALKQVHRMPVYHPAREENLISQRREQARRAGLDPDHIEELYRCIIRQSRVRQTVHVTRTGVRPGAKVLIVGGAGKMGSYFRHWFTESGYEVRILEVNDWPKVKELCAGIALAFVSVPIHLAAEICTQLGPHLPPDCILADITSIKQTPLNAMLAAHAGPVVGLHPLFGPTTSSMDKQVVVASPGRNPEACQWLTDQFTTWGNIVLSIQAQEHDEIMAVVQGVRHFATFAFGQFLYRRNIDLPRTLEFSSPIYRLELGMVGRFFAQDPLLYANILLASPERRVVLKEFLDSVAENRALLESCDTERFCAEYHKIAEWFGPFCEQSLRESSYLIDKLVERF